The Bacteroidota bacterium genome contains the following window.
TTTTCTCTGTTGAAAAATATCCAAGTTCAAGTTTTACTATTAATTCTGTTTCCTCAATTCAGGGTGATACTTATAATATTACTGGAATTTTAACTGTTAAGGGAATATCAAATGAAATAATTGTGCCTGCAGTTATTACTGCAAATGAAAACAAAATAAGTGCTGTAGCAAATTTTTCAATTGACAGAACAAAATGGGATGTTAAATATAAGTCTAAGACTTTTTTTCCAGAACTTGCTGATAAATTTATTCATGATAATATTGAGTTTAAATTATTACTTGTAGCTAGGAAATAATTAATTTTTTTACAAAAAAGGCCGTTACTGAAAAAAAGTAACGGCCGCTTTTTTGTAAAATAAATTCATTGTTGTCTATACAGGAATTGCCTCCAATTCCTGCCTTTGCCAAAAAAAGGTGATGTTTTATTGCCTTTATGAATTTAGTATTAAATTCATAAAAAATCACTCGTGGTTTCGTTTTGACGAATGCTTTTATAACATTTCCCTTAGAATCATTTTGAAAATGAGAATGGGCTAGGTTGAATTAATATAAAATAAAAAGCCCTCAATCTGGTAGAACATTGAGGGCTTTTGTTTAATGAATTATTGATTATCATTAATTTAATCAATAGAATTTTGAATAAATGAATCAGGCTTAAACTTTAGGCATCCTGTTTAATTCATCCTTTAATTTTTGGATTTCAGCTTTCCCATCATCTATTTTCTTTTGAAAATCCGCTAGTAATGTTGATGCATTTTTTGATTTGCCAAAGAAACTCAAGTTGTTTTCCATTTGCATTACATCTGTAAGTAAATGCTTGATTTTATCTGAAATATTACTTCTTTCTTTTCGTATAGTAATTTTTCCTTCTTCTGAGCTCAATAGGTTTTCATACCTAAGATTAATAAATTCAGATTGGTTTGCACCGGTTTTTTCTTTAATTCTATTAATGGCATTGTCCAAGGCTTTGTTGAAATTTTTAATTACTATTTCATTATCTCTTGAAGTGCTTGCATCAATAGCATTAAAGTCATTCTGGATGCTTTTTATAACCTCCATGTTTGTTTCATTATCCTCTGAAATTTCAAGTGTGGAAAGGCTATTGATGATTTCTTTTCGTTTGTTAAGATTTTCATTGAGTTGGGCATTTTCAGTGGCTTTTTCTTTGTTTTTGTTGTCAAAGAATGTGTCACATGCTTTACGGAACCTGTTCCAAACTTTATCAGATTGTCTTACAGCCACAGGTCCTGATTTTTTCCATTCGTTCTGAAGCCTTTTTAATTCATTTGCTGTGGTGTCCCAATCTGTACTGTCTTTAAGAGCTTCAGCTTTTTCACAAAGGTTTATTTTGATTTTTAAATTCTCCGTTTGCGTGTCCTTTATTTGGGAATAAAAAACATCCTTATCTTTAAAGAACTGGTTTCTCAAGGATTTAAATCTTTCCCAGGTTTTGCCATTGTCTGATTTAGGAACAAAACTGATCTTTTTCCATTGAAGCATTAATTCTTCAACTTTTTCACTTTCACTTTTCCATTCTTTATGATTGGAAGGTTTTGCTTCCAGAAGTTGTTCCATTTGTCCACATAGCAAGAGTTTTGCTTTTAGGTTTTCTTCCAGCTTGCCTTTTGTTTTTTCATTTTGGATTTTTTGCTTTTCGAAAATTAATTCAGCAGCAGTTTTAAACCGCTCCCATAATACATCACTCTCATCCTTAGGAATAAAGCCAATTTCCTTCCATTCGTCCTGAAGGCTTTTTAATTCCTTTGTTGCCTTGTTTGCAATGCGTTCTTCTTTTAATGCTTCTGCCTTAATACATAAAGCTGTCTTTAGTTCTATGTTCTTTGTGCGGTCTAAATCACGCAATTCTTTATTCAAACTTACCGTATTAAAAAACAATTCGTTTTGAAACCGGTAATTTTGCCAAAGGTGTTCCTCATCAGCCAAAGGTACTTTTCCAGTTGCTCTCCATTTGGCTTGTAGTTCATGAAATTTTTCAAATGCTTTGCTTAAATTTTCTGAAGTTTTAGCAAGATGTTTAAGGTCCTCTATAATTTGTGTTTTAACCACAAGGTTTAAAATCAAAGCTTTTTCTTTCTGGATTTTAATTTCTTTTCTCTTTTTAAAAAACTTCTTAATTAAGTCTTCAAAAGCTTCATCAAATTCAGAACGAATAGTTGAAAAGTCTTCAGCTACTCCTCCAGAGTTAATATATTCTTGAAGCTTTTGTTCATTTTCATTTTGAACACGAGAACGG
Protein-coding sequences here:
- a CDS encoding DUF349 domain-containing protein gives rise to the protein MMNENKKFEQEEVSENAEQLNSTHKEVSENTQQVNATENNSENNVQLNIAQPEISENNTNNTENPNPAESIISINESEEISNEEPGLEENEEDFFSWPTNDLFERLQGIIKEDKIQENLSVINSIKDIYRSRVQNENEQKLQEYINSGGVAEDFSTIRSEFDEAFEDLIKKFFKKRKEIKIQKEKALILNLVVKTQIIEDLKHLAKTSENLSKAFEKFHELQAKWRATGKVPLADEEHLWQNYRFQNELFFNTVSLNKELRDLDRTKNIELKTALCIKAEALKEERIANKATKELKSLQDEWKEIGFIPKDESDVLWERFKTAAELIFEKQKIQNEKTKGKLEENLKAKLLLCGQMEQLLEAKPSNHKEWKSESEKVEELMLQWKKISFVPKSDNGKTWERFKSLRNQFFKDKDVFYSQIKDTQTENLKIKINLCEKAEALKDSTDWDTTANELKRLQNEWKKSGPVAVRQSDKVWNRFRKACDTFFDNKNKEKATENAQLNENLNKRKEIINSLSTLEISEDNETNMEVIKSIQNDFNAIDASTSRDNEIVIKNFNKALDNAINRIKEKTGANQSEFINLRYENLLSSEEGKITIRKERSNISDKIKHLLTDVMQMENNLSFFGKSKNASTLLADFQKKIDDGKAEIQKLKDELNRMPKV